The following coding sequences lie in one bacterium genomic window:
- the tuf gene encoding elongation factor Tu (EF-Tu; promotes GTP-dependent binding of aminoacyl-tRNA to the A-site of ribosomes during protein biosynthesis; when the tRNA anticodon matches the mRNA codon, GTP hydrolysis results; the inactive EF-Tu-GDP leaves the ribosome and release of GDP is promoted by elongation factor Ts; many prokaryotes have two copies of the gene encoding EF-Tu) produces the protein KREEVERGQVLAKPGSITPHTKFKGEIYILTKEEGGRHTPFFKGYRPQFYFRTTDVTGSIELPAGVEMVMPGDNISVTVELITPIAMDKELRFAIREGGRTVGAGVVAEIIA, from the coding sequence AAAGCGTGAGGAAGTAGAGCGTGGGCAAGTGTTGGCAAAGCCAGGCTCAATTACTCCGCACACTAAGTTCAAGGGGGAGATTTATATTTTGACGAAAGAGGAAGGTGGTAGACATACGCCATTTTTTAAGGGCTACCGACCGCAGTTTTACTTCCGTACGACAGACGTAACAGGTTCAATTGAGTTACCAGCGGGAGTGGAGATGGTGATGCCGGGAGATAATATTTCGGTAACGGTAGAGTTAATTACGCCGATTGCGATGGACAAGGAGCTACGTTTTGCGATTCGCGAAGGTGGACGTACTGTCGGGGCGGGTGTTGTTGCG